Proteins found in one Fusarium keratoplasticum isolate Fu6.1 chromosome 12, whole genome shotgun sequence genomic segment:
- a CDS encoding Serine protease: MAPITSFMAAAILAFGRTSLAIPTNNPIQRRSGGLSITNHARNSQAPVPKVKALSRRDLKPFSGQSPKPSNITDPLKIRAIIGPDDRVLWDSQQYPYSAIGRISGSDGGSCSAALVGPRHVATAKHCVPPEGVTTRFQPMYFDGDKGSSKPYRQEGISVVRCADCAPGGPLETDADGILGQSGGPLWLEQDGSPYLYGVLSEVGEEGTDFASGQNLVNAISKARADYP, translated from the exons ATGGCTCCTATCACATCTTTCATGGCGGCGGCCATCCTTGCCTTCGGGAGAACTAGCTTGGCCATTCCCACCAACAATCCCATCCAACGCCGCTCAGGGGGTCTATCCATAACCAATCATGCAAGAAACTCGCAAGCCCCGGTTCCTAAGGTCAAGGCCTTGTCTAGAAGAGACCTCAAACCTTTTAGCGGCCAAAGTCCCAAGCCGTCCAACATTACCGATCCTCTCAAGATTCGAGCCATCATTGGACCCGATGATCGTGTTCTATGGGACTCTCAACAATACCCCTACAGCGCCATAGGCAGAATCTCTGGATCTGATGGTGGGAGCTGTAGTGCTGCCCTGGTCGGCCCTAGGCATGTTGCTACGGCCAAGCATTGCGTTCCACCTGAGGGCGTCACCACGCGCTTTCAACCCATGTATTTTGATG GCGACAAGGGGTCGTCAAAGCCTTATCGCCAAGAGGGTATCTCGGTGGTTCGATGTGCTGATTGTGCCCCGGGTGGCCCTCTAGAGACAGATGCAGACGGAATTCTGGGTCAGTCAGGAGGCCCACTCTGGCTTGAGCAGGACGGGTCCCCTTATTTGTACGGCGTTCTAAGCGAagttggcgaggagggcaCTGACTTCGCATCTGGGCAAAATCTGGTCAATGCTATTAGCAAGGCGAGGGCCGACTACCCATGA
- a CDS encoding MFS domain-containing protein, producing the protein MANNSEPKPSAEKATHTTVEHDDQVEAPIKPSEIVEDAVAKGQVTSGYETLTNWQTVKKFKLVSLICFLAAFSAATDGYQVAMSASIIANKGFVREFATKVDAEGKQYLDAPIISAWGACMSVGQIIGQTTVSFINARFGRKVGLYWLWFVLLTSVLAETLARNWGVWLVAKMLAGYGVGCLQATVLGYISEVAPVRIRGGLLMCYSFWWTLGSFLTHVALQRMSKLHPYNWLTPIYTQWGQIGLMFIIYLILPESPAWLATVGREEQAKKVLTWLHRGVEDYDVDHQYHLLELAIEHERTVAAEQRRESWTSIFRGTDGRRTLTALWTIMTQQFTGLALFGTFGTYFFQQAGLADPFSIKAITTSLQIVTVVAAVFLVDWLGRRLMACLATTMMWVTCLVVGILGVAPQVGATTYIFVLFTCFWNIGIAANGAAGWGFVGEISSQRLRPYTSGFAASANSLGGLIMSVLTPYMVNANKWNWGFKTGFFYAGIGLPFVVGMWFLIPEVAGRSAAELDELFERKVKPWRFHKTETATQRLVKYEQDQ; encoded by the exons atggccaacaacTCGGAGCCCAAGCCCTCGGCTGAAAAGGCCACCCACACCACTGTCGAACATGACGATCAAGTCGAAGCTCCCATCAAGCCAAGTGAGattgttgaagatgccgtCGCCAAGGGCCAGGTCACCTCTGGCTACGAGACACTGACCAACTGGCAAACCGTGAAGAAGTTCAAGCTCGTCAGCCTGATCTGTTTCTTGGCCGCCTTCAGTGCTGCTACTGACGGATACCAAGTCGC CATGAGCGCCAGTATCATTGCCAACAAGGGCTTCGTTCGAGAATTCGCCACCAAAGTCGATGCCGAAGGTAAACAGTATCTCGACGCTCCCATCATTAGCGCCTGGGGTGCTTGTATGAGCGTTGGCCAAATCATCGGCCAGACGACTGTGTCTTTCATCAATGCTAGGTTTGGCCGAAAGGTTGGCCTGTACTGGCTCTGGTTCGTCCTCCTTACAAGCGTGCTGGCCGAGACATTGGCCAGGAACTGGGGAGTGTGGCTGGTGGCAAAGATGCTGGCCGGATACGGGGTCGGCTGTCTCCAGGCGACTGTGCTCGGATACATCAGCGAAGTCGCCCCTGTTCGGATTCGAGGTGGTCTCCTGATGTGTTATAGCTTCTGGTGGACTCTTGGATCCTTCCTCACTCACGTCGCTCTTCAACGCATGAGCAAGCTTCATCCCTACAACTGGCTCACCCCTATCTACACACAGTGGGGTCAAATCGGCCTCATGTTCATTATCTACCTCATCCTTCCAGAGTCTCCGGCTTGGCTTGCTACTGTCGGGCGAGAGGAacaggccaagaaggttcTTACTTGGCTCCATCGCGGCGTCGAGGATTACGATGTGGACCACCAGTATCACCTCCTCGAACTAGCCATCGAGCATGAGCGAACTGTTGCTGCAGAGCAGCGCAGGGAGAGTTGGACTTCTATCTTCCGCGGAACTGACGGCCGTCGGACCCTGACTGCCCTGTGGACTATTATGACACAGCAGTTTACTGGTCTTGCGCTCTTTGGCACCTTCGGTACCTACTTCTTCCAACAGGCCGGCCTGGCAGAtcccttctccatcaaggccatcacTACGTCTCTCCAGATCGTCACGGTCGTCGCCGCAGTCTTCCTGGTTGATTGGCTTGGCCGACGTCTGATGGCTTGTCTCGCGACAACCATGATGTGGGTGACATGTCTTGTTGTCGGCATCCTTGGAGTTGCCCCTCAAGTTGGAGCTACTACGTATATCTTTGTCCTGTTCACATGTTTCTGGA ACATTGGTATTGCTGCCAACGGTGCCGCTGGCTGGGGCTTTGTTGGCGAGATATCTTCGCAGCGCCTTCGCCCTTACACATCGGGCTTTGCCGCATCAGCCAACTCCCTCGGAGGACTCATCATGTCCGTTCTCACACCATATATGGTGAATGCCAATAAGTGGAACTGGGGTTTCAAAACTGGCTTCTTCTACGCTGGCATTGGCCTTCCATTCGTTGTCGGAATGTGGTTCTTGATCCCTGAAGTCGCTGG TCGATCGGCTGCCGAATTAGACGAACTGTTTGAACGAAAGGTCAAGCCCTGGCGATTCCACAAGACCGAGACGGCAACCCAGCGCCTGGTCAAGTACGAACAAGACCAGTGA
- a CDS encoding Arabinan endo-1,5-alpha-L-arabinosidase: MVKLSSFLSGLTLSAGLVSGYANPKACSGVCNNSHDPTIIRRSDGTYFRFSTGGRIAVHTAPSIEGPWTYKGAALPQGSKINLPGNQDLWAPDVIQIGNVYYLYYTVSEFGKQNSAIGLARSSSMDVGTWTDVGATGIRSDGTKAYNAIDSNLFKDGNTWRMYFGSFWKGLFTVPMKSTPTSIASGAGSSNVIYEPVTTAVEAPYMFKQGNYYYMFFSKGKCCGFDKDRPAAGQEYKIMVCRSSSATSGFVDKSGKSCTNGGGTVVLESHGWVYGPGGQGVYNDPTHGTASVLYYHYVDTRIGYGDGQKVFGWNTINWSSGWPTV; the protein is encoded by the exons ATGGTCAAGCTTTCGTCCTTCCTCTCTGGCCTGACTCTGTCAGCTGGCCTAGTCTCCGGCTATGCCAACCCCAAGGCTTGCTCGGGAGTGTGCAATAACTCACATGATCCCACCATAATTCGACGCTCCGATGGCACATATTTCCGTTTTTCCACCGGTGGACGCATTGCTGTTCACACGGCGCCGTCTATCGAGGGACCATGGACCTACAAGGGTGCCGCGCTTCCTCAGGGCTCCAAGATCAACCTGCCTGGAAACCAAGACCTCTGG GCCCCGGACGTTATCCAGATCGGCAACGTTTACTATCTTTACTATACAGTTAGCGAGTTCGGAAAACAGAACTCTGCTATCGGCCTAGCCCGATCATCATCCATGGATGTGGGCACCTGGACCGACGTGGGAGCTACAGGCATTCGCTCTGATGGTACTAAGGCTTATAATGCCATCGATTCAAACCTCTTCAAAGATGGAAACACCTGGCGCATGTACTTTggcagcttctggaagggCCTGTTCACCGTGCCCATGAAGAGCACTCCCACCAGCATCGCCAGCGGAGCGGGCTCATCCAACGTCATCTATGAGCCTGTGACTACAGCGGTTGAGGCTCCTTACATGTTCAAGCAGGGCAACTATTACTACATGTTCTTCTCAAAGGGCAAGTGCTGTGGCTTTGACAAGGACAGACCTGCTGCTGGTCAGGAGTACAAGATCATGGTCTGCAGATCCAGCTCTGCCACCAGTGGTTTCGTTGACAAGAGTGGCAAGTCTTGCACAAACGGAGGTGGTACTGTTGTGCTTGAGTCCCACGGTTGGGTCTACGGACCTGGAGGACAGGGCGTGTATAACGACCCTACTCATGGCACGGCAAGT GTCCTCTACTATCACTATGTGGACACAAGGATTGGCTACGGCGATGGACAAAAGGTCTTTGGCTGGAACACAATCAACTGGTCCAGTGGATGGCCCACTGTCTAA